The following coding sequences are from one Sphingomonadaceae bacterium OTU29LAMAA1 window:
- a CDS encoding aspartyl/asparaginyl beta-hydroxylase domain-containing protein, which translates to MSQSSGAIPSSADLQRYVTAALDARRRGDAAEERRHLDAALAIEPANPQLLNARGMCALAMNDAADARARFQAATASDPDQPILWINLATACRSLNDDTGEEASLDHALAIDRLNLTAQIRLADLHQRLHRTIRAVQSWSNVVQMIAPMTDRSPALEDALTRGRTYLAAQTSALGETLSATLGDAITAAGPDARRVTACLDNLLGRRRIYPNVCAGLHVPFLPADEFFDPRLFPWFGALERQTDAIRAEALSLVERGVPGIRPYVRQDAGVPPNQWSALDNNLDWSACFLWEYGVRDDAICALCPQTAAALAAIPQNDSPGKAPTAFFSILRPHAHIPAHTGVTNSRTIIHLPLVVPDDCRFRVGGETRRWQEGRAFGFDDTIEHEAWNDSDASRIVLIFDVWNPHLTAQEQAMLKEVFRITGQGVDEA; encoded by the coding sequence ATGTCACAGTCCTCAGGTGCGATCCCCTCCTCGGCCGACTTGCAACGCTACGTCACGGCGGCGCTGGACGCGCGTCGACGCGGTGACGCTGCGGAGGAACGACGGCACCTCGATGCTGCGTTGGCGATCGAACCGGCGAACCCGCAACTGCTCAACGCGCGCGGCATGTGTGCGCTCGCGATGAACGACGCCGCAGACGCCCGTGCCCGATTCCAGGCGGCGACTGCGAGCGACCCGGACCAGCCGATCCTGTGGATCAATCTCGCCACTGCGTGTCGGTCGTTGAATGACGATACCGGGGAAGAGGCGAGCCTCGATCACGCGCTGGCGATCGACCGGCTCAACCTGACCGCGCAGATCAGGCTGGCCGATCTGCACCAGCGCCTGCACCGCACGATACGGGCTGTGCAGAGTTGGTCCAATGTCGTTCAGATGATCGCGCCCATGACGGATCGGTCCCCGGCGCTGGAGGACGCACTGACCCGTGGCCGGACCTATCTCGCTGCGCAAACATCGGCGTTGGGCGAGACATTGTCGGCCACGCTCGGCGACGCGATTACTGCTGCCGGTCCCGACGCTCGGCGCGTGACGGCATGTCTCGACAACCTGCTGGGCCGCCGACGCATCTATCCGAACGTCTGCGCCGGCCTCCATGTCCCGTTCCTGCCAGCCGACGAGTTTTTCGATCCACGGCTGTTTCCGTGGTTCGGTGCGCTCGAACGCCAGACGGATGCGATCCGCGCAGAGGCGCTATCACTCGTCGAACGCGGCGTGCCGGGTATCCGCCCGTACGTCCGTCAGGACGCGGGCGTACCACCAAACCAATGGTCCGCGCTCGACAACAATCTGGACTGGAGTGCCTGTTTTCTGTGGGAATATGGCGTACGCGACGATGCGATATGCGCGTTATGCCCGCAGACGGCAGCAGCACTGGCGGCAATCCCGCAGAACGACAGCCCGGGCAAGGCACCCACCGCCTTCTTCTCCATCCTGCGACCACACGCGCATATCCCGGCGCATACCGGGGTCACCAACAGCCGCACGATCATACACCTGCCGCTGGTGGTGCCGGACGATTGCCGCTTTCGGGTCGGCGGCGAAACGCGACGCTGGCAGGAAGGCCGCGCCTTCGGGTTCGACGATACGATCGAACACGAAGCTTGGAACGACAGCGACGCGTCACGGATCGTACTCATCTTCGACGTATGGAACCCGCATCTGACGGCACAGGAACAAGCCATGCTGAAAGAGGTGTTCCGCATAACGGGTCAGGGCGTCGACGAGGCTTGA
- a CDS encoding sulfotransferase gives MTTILELRRRADRALADGRLEDGILAFHDLLALSPGDPVSWYNLGYLLRCVRRFDDALSAYGQALCAGIDHPEEVHLNRAVILSEFRERDGDAEAELRLALAIAPGFVPAWLNLGNLLEDRGDAAAARHSYGQVLAIDPANGRAHARLAAIDLFEGRGDASIPRLQSVLASAAPALPDTAEIGFALGAAHDAAGRYDEAFACFAAANRAASTMAPPQHRYDRARHAAYVDRLVATPPTPEPRGNGSSPIFICGMFRSGSTLVEQILSRHSRVTSGGELDILTSIAARLPGYPEVLAVMSDEQSATLRDAYLAEVRDLHPGADLLTDKRPDNFLHIGLIKRLFPGARIVHTVRDRFDTMLSVYFNHFDDSVSYGRDLEDIAHWLDQYGRLMAYWRATYPGDIHDISYDALVRDPEPTIAALLQFCGLAWEDAVLMPEAATNMVRTASVWQVRQRLHSRSSGRWRHYREPLETRFGPLGDNRPDQASSTP, from the coding sequence ATGACGACGATCCTCGAATTGCGACGACGGGCCGATCGCGCGCTTGCCGACGGGCGGTTAGAAGACGGCATCCTTGCGTTCCACGATCTGCTCGCTCTTTCGCCCGGCGACCCCGTCTCCTGGTATAACCTAGGCTACCTCCTGCGCTGCGTTCGCCGCTTCGACGACGCGCTCTCGGCTTACGGACAGGCCTTGTGCGCCGGTATCGACCATCCCGAGGAGGTCCATCTCAACCGCGCCGTCATCCTGTCGGAGTTCCGCGAGCGCGACGGCGATGCCGAGGCGGAACTACGCCTTGCGCTGGCGATCGCGCCCGGGTTCGTGCCCGCATGGCTGAACCTCGGCAATCTGCTGGAGGATCGCGGAGACGCGGCGGCCGCGCGGCACAGCTATGGGCAGGTGTTGGCGATCGATCCTGCGAACGGTCGGGCGCACGCCAGACTGGCGGCGATCGATCTGTTCGAGGGGCGGGGCGACGCATCGATCCCGCGATTGCAGTCCGTGCTCGCTTCGGCCGCGCCGGCCCTTCCCGATACGGCCGAGATCGGCTTCGCGCTCGGCGCTGCGCATGATGCCGCAGGCCGGTACGACGAGGCGTTCGCGTGCTTTGCCGCAGCGAATCGCGCGGCATCGACGATGGCACCGCCGCAACACCGGTACGATCGCGCTCGGCACGCGGCATATGTCGACCGGCTCGTCGCGACACCGCCCACCCCCGAGCCACGCGGCAACGGATCATCGCCGATCTTTATCTGCGGCATGTTCCGGTCGGGTTCGACCCTGGTCGAACAGATTCTGTCCCGGCACAGCCGTGTCACCAGCGGCGGCGAACTGGATATCCTGACGTCGATCGCCGCGAGGCTGCCGGGCTATCCCGAAGTCTTGGCCGTCATGTCCGATGAACAGAGTGCGACGTTGCGCGACGCGTATCTTGCGGAGGTACGCGATCTTCATCCCGGTGCTGATTTGCTGACCGACAAGCGCCCCGACAATTTTCTCCACATCGGGCTGATCAAGCGCCTGTTCCCCGGCGCGCGTATCGTTCACACGGTGCGTGACCGTTTCGACACGATGCTGTCGGTGTATTTCAACCATTTCGACGATAGCGTCAGCTACGGTCGCGACCTGGAGGATATCGCCCATTGGCTGGACCAATATGGCCGGCTGATGGCGTATTGGCGCGCGACGTATCCGGGGGATATCCATGACATCTCATACGATGCGCTGGTTCGTGATCCCGAGCCGACGATCGCAGCGCTCCTGCAATTCTGCGGCCTCGCGTGGGAAGATGCAGTGCTGATGCCGGAGGCTGCGACCAATATGGTGCGCACGGCCAGCGTATGGCAGGTGCGGCAGCGGCTGCATTCCCGCTCGTCAGGCCGATGGCGGCATTACCGGGAGCCGTTGGAAACGCGGTTCGGACCGCTGGGAGACAATCGCCCAGATCAAGCCTCGTCGACGCCCTGA
- a CDS encoding DUF3772 domain-containing protein: MARWRQFWIGLLAMLACALPATAQPSPTDTASRTLVTAEIDLNAVDRALDSRIDRDARATLRERALTAQGNARDAADQLRTQLALIDARIAGLGPPVAGVVEAADIRVERRDLAQARSSLDSKVKRGQLIAVEAGQLVAEIDQTQAAEIGQRISVRAPSPLSPRFWSELFAAIPRDARRVSVFMQREWRQADAGLRGSFPWGAPLGVLVAIVLLFPVRQALRGAGQRYLIADAPGHRVRRSVNALWRVLTGTAMPTIAAFLFVQGLRWSTLLSPTWNTLADTLVIASGFAGFIASLGAAFLMASQPSWRLVPLSDQAATALRPVPWAFATLTFVVFLLGAFNTAVGASGAALLATQVVEVVVHLLLIGGTLLIVGRLRTLEAADGESDAEAATSAGVGAITLTLWLVVTGAALALLAGYVGFAIVVMQFVIWATLLAISTFLLMIVIDDSATSLFQRNSRAGLTLRHGLGIGASAIDQFGVLLSAVLRLAIIVVALGLMVYPFGAGFGSFLDRVGGLARGVEIGGIAISPGTIVRFVAVLALGLFLVRQFTGWLDRRYLPSTDLDGSVRNSIRLVARYIAIALAIVWSLASLGIGMERIALLLSALSVGIGFGLQAITQNFVSGLILLAERPIKIGDLIRVGTDEGDVKKISVRSTEIELGDHSTLIVPNSELITKSVLNKTLANPLGRVQIQFSVPISSDADRVRELVLSTFADEATVLDVPAPAVLIDGIADGRILFNCMAHVASPRVSGEARSNVLLVLLRRIHEAGIELGTVPQRLELVTPPPGRRDDD; the protein is encoded by the coding sequence ATGGCACGGTGGCGGCAGTTCTGGATCGGGCTTCTGGCGATGCTCGCCTGCGCCCTGCCCGCCACGGCACAGCCTTCGCCGACCGACACCGCATCGCGGACGCTGGTGACGGCGGAAATAGACCTCAACGCCGTCGATCGTGCACTGGACTCGCGCATTGATCGGGATGCACGTGCCACACTGCGCGAACGTGCGCTGACAGCGCAGGGCAACGCCAGGGATGCCGCGGACCAGCTTCGTACCCAGCTTGCGTTGATCGATGCACGGATCGCCGGGCTGGGGCCCCCGGTCGCCGGCGTCGTCGAAGCGGCGGATATCCGGGTGGAACGGCGTGACCTTGCGCAGGCGCGCAGCTCGCTCGATTCCAAGGTCAAGCGCGGCCAGTTGATCGCGGTGGAAGCGGGGCAGCTCGTCGCCGAGATCGACCAGACGCAAGCGGCGGAGATCGGCCAGCGTATCTCGGTCCGTGCACCGTCGCCGCTATCTCCGCGCTTCTGGAGCGAACTGTTCGCCGCCATCCCGCGCGATGCGCGCCGGGTGTCGGTCTTTATGCAGCGGGAATGGAGGCAGGCGGATGCCGGCCTGCGCGGCAGCTTTCCCTGGGGTGCTCCGCTAGGCGTACTCGTAGCAATAGTGCTGCTGTTCCCCGTTCGACAGGCGTTGCGCGGCGCCGGTCAGCGCTACCTGATCGCCGATGCGCCCGGACATCGCGTACGGCGCTCGGTCAACGCACTGTGGAGGGTGCTGACCGGCACGGCGATGCCCACGATCGCTGCGTTTCTGTTCGTGCAGGGACTGCGGTGGTCGACACTGCTGTCGCCGACATGGAACACGCTGGCCGACACACTTGTGATCGCCAGTGGCTTCGCGGGCTTCATCGCGTCGTTGGGGGCGGCCTTTCTAATGGCCAGCCAGCCGTCCTGGCGGCTGGTTCCGCTCAGTGATCAAGCTGCGACGGCATTGCGGCCCGTGCCGTGGGCCTTTGCCACGTTGACGTTCGTCGTGTTCCTGCTCGGTGCGTTCAACACCGCGGTCGGAGCAAGCGGCGCGGCGCTGCTCGCGACGCAGGTGGTCGAAGTGGTCGTGCACCTGCTGTTGATCGGCGGTACCTTGCTGATCGTCGGGCGATTGCGAACACTCGAGGCCGCCGACGGCGAGAGCGATGCCGAAGCCGCGACGAGTGCCGGCGTGGGCGCGATCACGCTGACGCTATGGCTGGTGGTGACCGGTGCGGCGCTCGCGCTGCTGGCGGGATATGTCGGCTTTGCCATCGTCGTGATGCAATTCGTCATCTGGGCAACGCTGCTGGCGATCTCCACGTTCCTGCTGATGATCGTCATCGACGATTCGGCGACCAGTCTGTTCCAGCGCAACAGCCGCGCCGGCCTGACGCTACGCCACGGCCTCGGCATCGGCGCGAGCGCGATCGATCAATTCGGCGTATTGCTGTCCGCGGTATTGCGACTTGCGATCATCGTCGTGGCGCTGGGCTTGATGGTCTACCCGTTCGGCGCCGGCTTCGGATCGTTCCTCGACCGCGTCGGCGGTCTGGCCCGCGGCGTCGAGATCGGCGGCATAGCGATATCCCCAGGCACGATCGTCCGCTTCGTCGCCGTACTGGCGCTGGGCCTGTTTCTCGTCCGCCAATTCACCGGCTGGCTGGATCGCCGCTATCTGCCGAGCACCGACCTCGACGGATCGGTCCGCAACTCGATCCGGCTGGTAGCGCGTTACATTGCCATCGCACTCGCCATCGTGTGGTCGCTCGCCTCGCTCGGAATCGGGATGGAGCGGATCGCGCTGCTGCTGTCGGCGCTGTCCGTCGGCATCGGCTTCGGCTTGCAGGCGATCACCCAGAATTTCGTATCGGGACTGATCCTGCTGGCGGAGCGACCGATCAAGATCGGTGACCTGATCCGTGTCGGCACCGATGAGGGCGACGTCAAGAAGATCAGCGTACGTTCGACGGAAATCGAACTCGGCGATCATTCGACCTTGATCGTGCCGAATTCGGAACTCATCACCAAGTCCGTTCTCAACAAGACGCTGGCGAACCCATTGGGTCGCGTGCAAATCCAGTTTTCGGTGCCGATCTCCAGCGACGCCGATCGCGTGCGCGAACTGGTTCTGTCCACGTTTGCGGATGAGGCGACGGTGCTCGATGTGCCAGCACCGGCGGTGCTGATCGACGGCATCGCCGACGGCCGCATCCTGTTCAACTGCATGGCGCATGTCGCGTCACCGCGCGTGTCCGGCGAGGCGCGCAGCAACGTGCTGCTCGTCCTGCTGCGCCGCATCCACGAGGCAGGCATCGAGCTGGGCACCGTACCGCAGCGGCTGGAGTTGGTCACGCCGCCTCCGGGTCGCCGCGATGACGACTGA
- a CDS encoding sigma-70 family RNA polymerase sigma factor, whose protein sequence is MTIAASSYDVLSERGFVSAINGVLPALRRYARHLTRDQGDGDDLVQETMTRAWAARTRFQPGTNFRAWLFRILRNLFLSDRRRNVRNVSWNPDLDDDRLTTPADQESGVMLADLDTALGSITPGQAEALMLVAHEGLSYEEAASRLGVPMGTVRSRVFRARVAVVELLTGTAAPAESDSATPAASSERYLAWKQAGTRMIG, encoded by the coding sequence ATGACGATTGCCGCCTCCTCGTACGACGTCCTTTCGGAACGGGGTTTCGTGTCTGCCATAAACGGGGTGCTGCCGGCTCTTCGCCGCTATGCCCGGCATCTGACGCGCGATCAGGGCGACGGTGACGATCTCGTACAGGAAACGATGACCCGCGCATGGGCGGCCCGCACCCGATTCCAGCCCGGCACCAATTTTCGCGCCTGGCTGTTCCGGATCTTGCGCAACTTGTTCCTCAGCGACCGGCGCCGCAACGTGCGCAATGTGTCGTGGAACCCCGACCTTGACGACGATCGGCTCACGACGCCGGCGGATCAGGAATCCGGCGTTATGCTGGCAGATCTCGATACGGCGCTCGGCAGCATCACGCCCGGTCAGGCCGAAGCGCTGATGCTGGTCGCGCACGAAGGGCTCTCGTACGAAGAGGCGGCCTCGCGGCTGGGTGTGCCGATGGGAACGGTACGCAGCCGCGTGTTCCGCGCCCGGGTCGCGGTGGTCGAATTGCTGACCGGAACCGCCGCGCCTGCTGAAAGCGATTCGGCTACCCCGGCGGCATCCAGCGAACGCTATCTCGCATGGAAACAGGCCGGGACGCGCATGATCGGCTGA
- a CDS encoding TetR/AcrR family transcriptional regulator → MTDQRATIMTEPPQRRAGRPSREEAQAIEVMILDRTIDALRDARYATLSIDALAQDIGVTKQTIYRRFPSKDALIDAAIQHKMAQLHAFASDTAGTAPEPVEGLRAFARHLFAMLLKPENMGLAIFINHASLTDAEFARRQRHWHAMLMAPMTCAIVRAQQRELLRSGDAEQMAHMLFDLLSGPVNRLRASLDPHLALDGLCEDRAFAARFDAFLTLYGMK, encoded by the coding sequence ATGACAGACCAGCGTGCGACGATCATGACCGAGCCGCCCCAGCGTCGGGCGGGGCGCCCGAGCCGTGAAGAGGCACAGGCAATCGAGGTGATGATCCTCGATCGCACGATCGACGCACTGCGCGACGCACGGTACGCCACCTTGTCGATCGACGCGCTGGCGCAGGACATCGGCGTGACCAAACAGACGATCTATCGTCGCTTCCCGAGCAAGGACGCGTTGATCGATGCCGCGATCCAGCACAAGATGGCACAATTGCATGCGTTTGCCTCGGATACTGCCGGGACCGCGCCGGAGCCGGTCGAGGGGTTGCGGGCGTTTGCCCGGCACCTGTTCGCGATGCTGCTGAAGCCGGAGAATATGGGACTGGCCATCTTCATCAATCATGCATCGCTCACCGATGCGGAGTTCGCACGCCGTCAGCGGCATTGGCATGCGATGCTGATGGCACCGATGACCTGTGCTATCGTCCGGGCACAGCAACGCGAGCTGCTCCGATCCGGCGATGCCGAACAGATGGCGCATATGCTGTTCGATCTGCTCAGCGGCCCGGTGAACCGGTTGCGCGCCAGCCTCGATCCGCATTTGGCGCTCGATGGTCTATGCGAGGACCGGGCTTTTGCCGCCCGGTTCGATGCCTTTCTGACCCTGTACGGCATGAAATAA
- a CDS encoding FAD/NAD(P)-binding protein, whose amino-acid sequence MAAGDHVVIIGGGFSGTLLAINLLRHDGTRATLIERRAAQMARGVAYSAAHNEHLLNVRAGNMSALPDDPGHFVRWLESRDMGDAGTFVSRRVYGTYLREMLDDAAASHGDRLTLIDATVTDLTRDASGIVAATGDGRRIAADVAVLAVGNLPPHTPPGLDPDALPNCYRADPWAGDIADGLDDKDRVVLIGTGLTAIDAALMLDAAGFRGPILAISRRGLVPRAHADAPGRPGLREKPAGEASALIRSVRTRAADIGWRAAVDELRPMTQIIWGAANGIMRGRFLRHLRPYWDVHRHRLAPKIAARIDRLRDDGRLQFAAGKLVSAASDGDGAMLRWRPRGSDAVETVRVARIVNCTGPQGDLLRSDEPLLQRLLADGMIRPDALRIGLDVDAQSRVIDRSGQVDERMYCIGPMTRGELWEVVAVPDIRQQNWTLARRLAHAQWVGGEGL is encoded by the coding sequence ATGGCAGCCGGCGATCACGTCGTCATCATCGGTGGCGGTTTTTCGGGAACGCTGCTCGCGATCAACCTGCTGCGTCACGACGGAACCCGCGCCACCCTGATCGAACGCAGGGCCGCGCAAATGGCGCGCGGCGTCGCCTATAGCGCGGCGCACAACGAGCATCTGCTGAACGTTCGCGCCGGCAACATGAGTGCATTGCCGGACGATCCAGGCCATTTCGTGCGCTGGCTCGAAAGCCGGGATATGGGAGACGCCGGAACGTTCGTATCGCGCCGCGTCTATGGCACCTATCTGCGCGAGATGCTGGATGACGCCGCCGCGTCGCACGGCGACCGGCTGACGCTGATTGATGCAACGGTCACCGATCTGACGCGGGATGCGTCGGGTATCGTGGCGGCGACCGGGGACGGACGCCGCATCGCCGCCGACGTCGCGGTGCTCGCCGTCGGCAATCTGCCACCCCATACCCCGCCGGGACTGGATCCCGACGCGTTGCCGAACTGCTATCGCGCCGATCCCTGGGCCGGCGACATCGCCGACGGGCTGGACGACAAGGATCGCGTCGTATTGATCGGCACCGGACTGACCGCGATCGATGCGGCGCTGATGCTCGACGCAGCAGGTTTCCGCGGGCCGATCCTCGCCATCTCGCGGCGCGGGCTGGTGCCACGCGCGCATGCCGATGCGCCGGGCCGGCCCGGCCTTCGCGAAAAACCCGCCGGCGAAGCCTCTGCATTGATCCGCTCCGTCCGCACCCGCGCTGCCGACATCGGCTGGCGGGCGGCGGTCGACGAATTACGGCCGATGACGCAGATCATATGGGGCGCGGCGAACGGCATCATGAGAGGGCGCTTCCTGCGCCATTTGCGACCCTATTGGGATGTCCACCGGCATCGACTCGCGCCCAAGATCGCCGCCCGTATCGATCGGTTGCGCGATGACGGACGCCTGCAATTCGCGGCAGGCAAGCTGGTGTCGGCGGCAAGCGATGGCGACGGTGCGATGCTGCGCTGGCGACCGCGTGGCTCGGATGCGGTGGAGACGGTACGGGTGGCCCGCATCGTCAATTGCACCGGGCCGCAGGGAGACCTGCTGCGATCGGACGAGCCTCTGCTGCAACGCCTGCTCGCCGACGGCATGATCCGTCCGGATGCATTGCGGATCGGACTGGACGTCGATGCCCAATCGCGGGTGATCGACCGGTCCGGCCAAGTGGACGAGCGGATGTATTGCATCGGCCCGATGACGCGCGGCGAGTTATGGGAGGTGGTGGCGGTGCCGGATATCCGCCAGCAGAACTGGACGCTCGCCCGCCGCCTCGCCCACGCGCAATGGGTGGGTGGCGAGGGATTGTGA
- a CDS encoding S-(hydroxymethyl)glutathione dehydrogenase/class III alcohol dehydrogenase: MKTRAAVAFAAKQPLEIVELDLEGPKAGEVLVEIMATGICHTDAYTLDGLDSEGLFPSVLGHEGAGIVREIGAGVTSVAVGDHVIPLYTPECRQCKSCLSQKTNLCTAIRATQGKGLMPDGTTRFSYKGQPIFHYMGCSTFSNFTVLPEIAVANIRKDAPFDTSCYVGCGVTTGVGAVVNTAKVQVGDTVVVFGLGGIGLNVIQGAKLAGAKMIVGVDINPDREEWGRRFGMTHFANPRDVGDIVQHIVALTDGGADYSFDATGNTDVMRQALECCHRGWGTSVIIGVAEAGKEISTRPFQLVTGRNWRGTAFGGARGRTDTPKIVDWYMDGMIQIDPMITHRLTLDEINKGFDLMHAGESIRSVVIY; the protein is encoded by the coding sequence ATGAAGACCCGCGCCGCCGTCGCGTTCGCCGCGAAGCAGCCGCTCGAGATCGTCGAGCTGGACCTCGAAGGCCCGAAGGCCGGGGAGGTGCTGGTCGAGATCATGGCGACCGGCATCTGCCACACCGATGCCTATACGCTGGACGGTCTCGACAGCGAGGGGCTGTTTCCCAGCGTCCTCGGCCACGAAGGGGCCGGGATCGTGCGCGAGATCGGCGCGGGCGTGACGAGCGTTGCGGTCGGCGATCACGTCATTCCGCTCTACACGCCCGAGTGCCGCCAGTGTAAGTCGTGCCTCAGCCAGAAGACCAACCTGTGCACCGCGATCCGCGCGACGCAGGGCAAGGGGCTGATGCCCGACGGCACGACCCGGTTCAGCTACAAGGGGCAGCCGATCTTCCATTACATGGGCTGTTCGACCTTCTCGAACTTCACCGTGCTGCCGGAGATCGCGGTGGCCAACATCCGCAAGGACGCTCCGTTCGATACCAGCTGCTACGTCGGCTGCGGCGTGACGACCGGCGTCGGCGCGGTGGTCAATACCGCCAAGGTGCAGGTCGGCGATACCGTCGTGGTGTTCGGGCTCGGCGGCATCGGCCTGAACGTCATTCAGGGCGCGAAGCTGGCCGGCGCAAAGATGATCGTCGGCGTCGACATCAACCCGGACCGCGAGGAGTGGGGTCGCCGCTTCGGCATGACGCACTTCGCCAATCCGCGCGATGTCGGCGATATCGTCCAGCATATCGTTGCGCTGACCGATGGCGGGGCGGATTATTCATTCGACGCAACCGGCAACACCGATGTGATGCGACAGGCGCTGGAATGCTGCCACCGCGGCTGGGGCACTTCGGTCATCATCGGCGTCGCCGAGGCCGGCAAGGAAATAAGCACCCGCCCGTTCCAGCTGGTGACGGGGCGCAACTGGCGCGGCACCGCGTTCGGCGGTGCCCGCGGACGGACCGACACGCCCAAGATCGTCGACTGGTATATGGACGGCATGATCCAGATCGATCCGATGATCACGCACCGGCTGACGCTGGACGAGATCAACAAGGGGTTCGACCTGATGCATGCGGGTGAAAGTATCCGCAGCGTCGTGATCTACTGA
- a CDS encoding VOC family protein, protein MFSHIMIGTNDMDASRAFYDATLGALGAGPGRADPMGRTAYMHGDGLLILTRPINGEPACHANGGTIGFAASSPDAADAWHAAGVAAGGTAIEDAPGVRNSPFGPLYLAYLRDPAGNKVCAMHRVAA, encoded by the coding sequence ATGTTCAGCCATATCATGATCGGCACGAATGACATGGATGCGTCGAGGGCATTCTACGACGCCACGCTGGGAGCGCTCGGCGCGGGGCCGGGTCGCGCCGATCCGATGGGGCGCACGGCCTACATGCATGGCGACGGCCTGTTGATCCTGACCAGGCCGATCAACGGCGAGCCGGCCTGCCACGCCAATGGCGGTACGATCGGCTTCGCCGCCTCCTCGCCTGACGCGGCTGATGCATGGCATGCGGCGGGCGTCGCGGCCGGAGGCACCGCCATCGAGGATGCGCCGGGCGTGCGTAATTCGCCGTTCGGGCCACTCTATCTCGCCTACCTCCGCGATCCCGCCGGCAACAAGGTATGCGCGATGCATCGCGTCGCCGCCTGA
- the purU gene encoding formyltetrahydrofolate deformylase: MRDASRRRLMTDAARALVLTLTCQDRVGIVAAVSSALAGIDGFILDSQQYADLETGRFFMRVVFTGGGARFPHDPAVVRAMLVPVAATFGFDWNLHAPEDRPRVLIAVSKGSHCLNDLLHRWQTGTLPVDIGGVLSNHDTLRPLVQWHGLPWHHLPVTTETRHDQEAAIVRLMADTRADYLVLARYMQVLSPTLVTALEGRCINIHHSFLPGFKGARPYHRAHARGVKLIGATAHFVTSDLDEGPIIEQAVERVDHRASVDDLIRIGRDIESQVLARAVAWVGERRVFLNGNRTLVFR; encoded by the coding sequence ATGCGCGATGCATCGCGTCGCCGCCTGATGACCGATGCGGCGCGCGCGCTGGTCCTGACGCTGACCTGCCAGGATCGCGTGGGCATCGTCGCAGCGGTGTCCAGCGCGCTCGCCGGTATCGATGGCTTCATCCTCGATAGCCAGCAATATGCGGATCTGGAGACGGGGCGCTTCTTCATGCGCGTCGTCTTCACCGGCGGCGGCGCGCGCTTCCCCCACGATCCCGCAGTGGTACGCGCGATGCTGGTTCCGGTCGCCGCCACCTTCGGCTTCGACTGGAACCTGCACGCGCCGGAGGATCGTCCCCGTGTGCTGATCGCCGTGTCGAAGGGGTCGCATTGCCTCAACGACCTGCTCCACCGATGGCAGACGGGCACCCTGCCGGTGGACATCGGTGGCGTGCTGTCGAACCACGACACGCTGCGACCGCTTGTGCAATGGCATGGTCTGCCGTGGCATCACCTGCCGGTCACCACCGAAACCCGCCACGATCAGGAAGCGGCGATCGTCCGGCTGATGGCGGACACGCGAGCGGATTATCTGGTGCTCGCCCGCTACATGCAGGTGCTCAGCCCCACGCTGGTCACGGCCCTGGAAGGGCGCTGCATCAACATCCACCACAGCTTCCTGCCGGGCTTCAAGGGCGCACGACCGTATCATCGCGCGCACGCCCGCGGCGTCAAGCTGATCGGCGCCACCGCGCATTTCGTCACAAGTGACCTAGACGAGGGACCGATCATCGAACAGGCGGTCGAGCGCGTCGATCATCGCGCCAGCGTCGACGATCTGATCCGCATCGGTCGCGACATCGAGTCGCAGGTGCTCGCCCGTGCGGTCGCATGGGTCGGCGAGCGACGCGTCTTCCTCAACGGCAACAGGACATTGGTGTTCAGATGA